From Haliaeetus albicilla chromosome 31, bHalAlb1.1, whole genome shotgun sequence, one genomic window encodes:
- the LOC138683187 gene encoding olfactory receptor 14A16-like: MSNGSSITQFLLLAFANTRELQLLHFWLFLGIYLAALLGNGLIITTIACDHHLHAPMYFFLLNLALLDLGSISSTVPKAMANSLWNTRAISYPGCAAQVFLLVFLISAECFLLTVMAYDRYVAICKPLHYGTLLGSRACVHMAAAAWGSGFLYAVLHTANTFSLPLCQGNAVDQFFCEIPQILKLACSDAYLREFGVLVVSVSFVFGCFVFVVLSYGQIFRAVLKIPSEQGRHKAFSTCLPHLAAVSLFVSTATIAYLKPPSISSPSLDLVVAVLYSVVPPAVNPLIYSMRNHEIKDLENALRKVISWAFFNTGKLPVFFHK, translated from the exons ATGTCCAACGgcagctccatcacccagttcctcctcctggcatttgccaacacgcgggagctgcagctcttgcacttctggctcttcctgggcatctacctggctgccctcctgggaaaTGGCCTCATCATCACCACCATAGCTTGTGACCACCACCTCCACgcacccatgtacttcttcctcctaaACCTCGCCCTTCTTGACCTTGGCTCCATCTCCAgcactgtccccaaagccatggcAAATTCCCTTTGGAATACCAGGGCCATCTCCTACCCAggatgtgctgcacaggtctttctgttagtctttttgatctcagcagagtgttttcttctgactgtcatggcctatgaccgctacgttgccatctgcaaacccctgcactacgggaccctcctgggcagcagagcttgtgtccacatggcagcagctgcctggggcagtgggttcctctatgctgtgctgcacactgccaatacattttcattacccctctgccaaggcaatgctgtggaccagttcttctgtgaaatcccgCAGATCCTCAAGCTCGCCTGCTCAGATGCCTACCTCAGGGAATTTGGGGTACTTGTGGTTAGTGTCTCTTTTGtatttgggtgttttgttttcgttgtgctgtcctatgggcAGATCTTCAGAGCCGTGCTGaagatcccctctgagcagggtcggcacaaagccttttccacatGCCTCCCTCACCTCGCTGCGGTCTCCCTGTTTGTAAGCACTGCCACAattgcctacctgaagcccccctccatctcctccccatccctggacctggtggtggcagttctgtactcggtggtgcctccagccgtgaaccccctcatctacagcatgagaaacCATGAGATCAAGGAT CTGGAAAATGCCCTGAGAAAAGTGATTTCATGGGCATTTTTCAATACCGGTAAACTTCCAGTCTTTTTCCACAAGTGA